AGGCTATGTGTGCATCCCCGGGCATTGTgccagggacaggaaggggaactgaggcccagaggtgtTGGGGGCCAGGATGGCAGCCCTTCCAGCCTGGCACCCCCTCCTTACTCCCCCCCAGGGCCCTGCATAGGTACTAGCCAGTCCCCAAGTGGGTGCTtggctgcctgccgctgccaTCGATTGGCTGATCAATGGGGCTTTCAGTGGGGCCAGGAAGGAGTGAAAATGACTCTTCAAAAAGCCTGGAGCAGCTTCTGCATCAATCAAGCCCAAGGGGCTGAAGGACAGACAAGGCCTGGATAGCCCTGGGGCAGCCTGCGGGATGGGCAGAGTTCAAGGCTGACCTGTCTCAGCCTGACCCTGGTCCCAGCCCGATCCCCCTTCCTGAGGCTAGCTGCCAGACACATTTATTCTACAAAAGCCTTCCCACCTCTCTGGAGGTGGAATGAGTTCCCGAACCCTGGACAAACCCAATAGAATGgggaagaggctggggagagTCTGCTCCTTCCTGTTCCCAGAACTGAAATTCTGGGAGCCTGGATCTTAGTGACAGACTTGAAATCACTGCTGTAGTGAtggatggggaagctgaggcacaaGTGAGCAGGGTCTTCTGCCTGCCTCATCCCCACTCCTGGGGGGGTCCTGCCCTGCCTGGTGCAACATCTCAGGGGGCCAGCCCCTACCATCAGATAATTCTGTTGCCCCCTCAGGTGCCAGCTGTGCCAGTTAGTGCTCCTGGCATGGGGGTCACATAGAGCTCCCTCCCACGGGCTGGGGCTGCTAGCAGGGTGAGCACAGAGTGGCGGGCTGGAATCCCAGCAGCTTGCaccctccctgctgcccacccTTTTTCCTTGCCTATACAGGGAGGAAGAAGATGGCTGCCTGGGGGAGCCTACACTCTAAGCACGGTGCTTAGGCTTTTCATGTGCTAATAAGCCCCTCTTGGGAGGCCCCCCTGTTGTCTCCTTCTGCATTTACATGACAGGGACCCTGGGGACCATGTCTGGAAGATCTAAGAGCTTCTGGTGCTGTAACCCGAGGTGGTGATGGAAGGGGAGCTGCCCAGCTGACCTCCATCCTCCCAAGACAAGGCTGGGTCCAGAGGGCCTTCAGCGGCCAGTCTAAAGGGACCTCCCTGGCAAGGCCGGGGGTCCGGGCTGGGAGGCGGAGGTGTCATGGGTCGGGGAACCGGGCGTAGTGACCAGGAGCTTGGGGGGCAGCTGCCTGACCCTGAGGCTCCGATCTGGGGTCACGGGACGGAAGGAGTGAAGCCAGGACACCTCTGAGCTAGGCCGAGGGGGTGCCTGAGGTGCTCTTCACTCCGCCCCACCACCTGCGGGGACACTGAGGCAGCTTGCCCAGAGGAGGCCAGAACTCCGGGCCTGTGTCCCCACGCCACCTTGGGCCTTCCTGGCCGGCGGATCTGCAGGAGGAGAGCCAAGGAAGCTGCATCTGATGGGCAGGATGGGGGGTTATCTGGAGGAGGGGGTGTCGAAGTCAAGCCGTAATAACGTTTCTGGAGAAGGACTTCCTGGTGGGGGAGCAGCTTGTGTGGAGCCTGTTTGCCAAGAGGGGCCCAGATGTTGGGCCtgcggggtggggatgggggtggtgtgtgtgtgtgtgtgtgtgcgtgtgtgtgtgtgtgtgtgtgtgtgtgtgtgtgtgtgtgtagacgaTTCCGAATCACTTGGTACTTGCTCGTTTGCATGTTGCCCTGAATGCGGTCCCTCCCCCTCAGCTCCACCACGTTGAGGCCACGGGCTCAGGCGCCTGCCAGCTGACCGGTCTGCTGGGCCAGGGACTTGCAGGGTGGGGCGTGGGTGCCAGACCGGGGACCGTGGGCTCGCACCCTCGAACCTTTCTCAGCTTCCGCCTAGCGGTCTCCTAAGACCGCCCCCACCCCGTGCTGGTCACACCCCCGCGCAGACCACGCCCCTCGCGTTTCCATCcctcggcccccgcccccgctttGGCACGTCCCCTCAACTCACCCCGGACCACGGTCTGCTATGGGGCCCCGCCCCGAGCTCACCGCCGGCCCCCGATCCAGGTTCCACGCGGGTGCGGCGGACGACCGCGGGGGCTACACGGTGGAGGTGAGCATCAACGACTACCTGGACATCTACTGCCCGCACTACGGGGCGCCGCTGCCTCCGGCGGAGCGCATGGAGCACTACGTGCTGTACATGGTCAACGGCGAGGGCCACGCCTCCTGCGACCACCGGCAGCGCGGCTTCAAGCGCTGGGAGTGCAACCGGCCCGCAGCGCCCGGGGGGCCGCTCAAGTTCTCCGAGAAGTTCCAGCTCTTCACGCCCTTCTCGCTGGGCTTCGAGTTCCGCCCGGGCCACGAGTATTACTACATCTGTGAgtgggcgggcggggccgggaaACGggagaggcggggggcgggggggcggggtcgAAAGCCAGGAGggggcgagggcctggggtggggggccagggcgTGGTTTCCGCCCCGCTCCTTGTCCCGCACTGGCCtctgtcctggggtgggggtcagcCTCTTGGGTGGGCTCGTTATCCTCCCAGCAAGCCCTGGAGGCCCACTGTCAgagtccccattttgcagattgggaaactgaggctcagagtgcggcggagaacatatatacatataacctCAGCCTCAAGATCAGCACTGGACCTCTGTTCTGGGGGAGCCATGACCCAACCCAACCGTCTGTCCCACACTGAGACCAACGCTGCCCACCCCCCAAAGCACTGAgggggtaaactgaggcacactgAGTCTGGTGGGAGAGTGGAGCTTGGTCAAAGCCAGGGGAGAGAGCAGAGCCCTTGTTCTGCCCAGTACATCCTGTTTTGGGCAGGGATCCCGCTGGCCCTACCCCTGCCACACCATCCAACCCCTGCTGCGGGGAAGGGACCCAGCTCCTCAATATTCCGGCTCCTGTTGTGTCAAATTAAACTTCACAAGGCCCCTCTCCTCCTTTTCTGCTCTGTTTGGACCTCTTTTTAATTCAGGGAAGAaaggggtggaggcagggggaaGAAAGTGTTTATATTCAGTCCTGTAATATaagaaaaatcacattttctttctgAGATAGGAGTTTCATAAAGACGATCATTGTAATTATTTGTCCTGTCTCTGTGAcagatgttatttttattatctgcTCTTTATCTTCATCTCCCAGAGTAAGGGGCTTCTGGGGGTTGGGGCAAAGGTGGCAGCCGAAGACAAGAGGACAGTCTGAGAGGACAGGTGGGGACAAGCCTGGCTATAGCTCTGGGTGCCCACAGCTGTTTACATgtgtgctccctgccagccccctcCCTTCTGATTCGTGGCTGAGCTGTGGCACCATCCCTTCCCCGCTCCAGGGCCCATGTCATGTTGGCCAGGAAGCAGGGATCAATAATGGTGACTTTTTAGGTGTGAGACCCCATGTATTTCCACGTGCATATGACCTCTGTAGTGTGGGCTCCAGGAGAAGTGGAATCAGCTCCCCTTCCAGGGTAACTGGCTTCTGTTGTCTCCCAGGTGGAAGTAATCATTTTCACAGTATCTCCTGTGTGCCCGCTGAAGCCTAGATGGGGGTGATTTGTCAACAGTAACCCGGAGAGCAGGGATTTGCTCCCATGTTAATCGTTTGGTTATACTGAGTTTTGGGTGGTCAattgaaaacaaacatttttatctaTCACCTTTGAACCTTGCTCTGTACATGATGGAGCTAGACACAGACACCTCCAGTTTTGAGGCTAGAGTTCAGCAGAGAAGGTCaggggacatgtgcaggaggacTTCTGGGAAATAAGGGGGGGCACTGGGTCTGGGGCTTTGATGTATGATTAGGAGTTTTATGGGTGGATCCCCACCTGGGGTCAAGGAAAGGGTACCAGCCTGGGGAAAGGGGTTACTGTGCTAGGAGGTCTTGGCCACCCAGACCCCCCTGCCCCACTAACTCACAACCCATTTCTTCTAGCTGCCACACCACCCAATGCTGTTGACCGGCCCTGCCTTCGGCTAAAGGTTTATGTGCGGCCAACCAGTAAGTACTCAGGGAGTCCGGCAGGGTCCAGGACACCCTTGTGTCCTCATTGAGAATCCACCGAGTGGTCAGTAGAGTCAGGGGATGATCACAACACAGCCTACGAAGTCCCACAACCTCAGCAAGGGCAGGCTCgcccttgagcctcagtttccccatctgcaaatcAGGACATTTCAGACCTTCAAGAGTGAAGGTTGAAACCCATTGCTAAGCACCTCACTGAGGCCATCACCCCCGGGTGTGGGCATCAGGGAAGTTTCCTGAGATGGACCAAAGGGCCTGTGTTCTGAGCTCTTGAAACACCATagccacagccacacccagagaCAAGGGGACTCCTGCAGCTCTCACCCGAGTGCCAGGGTTGAGACATTCAATGATCAGGTCTGGATAAGCCCTAGGGAGCAGATGGAGGGGTGGCCACTTAGGGAGGGGTCTGGGCTGCTGCTGACTGTTCGGTCTCCTTGTCCCCCAGACGAGACCCTGTATGAGGCCCCCGAGCCCATCTTCACCAGCAATAATTCGTGCAGTAGCCTGGGCAGCTGTCAGCTCTTCCTCAGCACTGTCCCAGTACTCTGGACCCTTCTGGGCTCCTAGTTCTGGCCCACACGATGCCGGCCCCACCTGGACGACCGAATCCAAGACCAAATAGAGACACCTGGCTCTCCCTCAACTGGTGCTGCCCCCACCTACAGGGGGTTTCTGCCTGCTCCAGAACCAGCCCCAATGACAAGGGACAGCCAACAGCCCCTGATGCCTGAGGGGCAGGGTGTCAGTACAGCCCCTGGCCAGACCATCTCCTCAGGGGCACTGGAGAACCTGAGAAACTATCAGCgatgttgggtttttttgtttgtttatttttcatggtTGGATCAGAAAggcttgaatttttaatttaatttattccttGCTGTCGCCAGTGACTTTGGAAGGAAACACATTAGtttgtgggggtggtggtggtggtccttGGCCCCCTGGGGGATGGGGATGGGTAACCCCTAGTCTGGTTGCTCCATTTGTTGGGTCCTGGCTGGAGACCACTGCAGACCCCCCAGATGCCCCAGGACAGGCCAGTATGAGGCAGAAGGGTAAGGGTGAGACCCCTGGATTCTGGCCCGGGACTCTGAACCCACCTCAGATTCtcgtcccctcagccccactctcCTCATGCCTGGTGATTGTCGCCCAGAGTGGAAGCCCATGCTGTTTCACCAGAGTCCCCGGAGTTCCGGCCGCTCCGAATCACAGCTCCCCGCTGTGTTCCACAGCCTCTCACCATCTCCCCTGAGCCCAAGAAGACCTTACATTTCTGTAAATAGAGCCAGGAAGTATATACTGTGGTTTATTTTTACTGTATTCCTGAGGACGAACTGGACAGTTCCTTTTTTTCTCACATCTTCAG
The sequence above is a segment of the Myotis daubentonii chromosome 5, mMyoDau2.1, whole genome shotgun sequence genome. Coding sequences within it:
- the EFNA2 gene encoding ephrin-A2; protein product: MAPAQRPLLPVLLLLLLPPPPPLPLARAEDASRANSDRYAVYWNRSNPRFHAGAADDRGGYTVEVSINDYLDIYCPHYGAPLPPAERMEHYVLYMVNGEGHASCDHRQRGFKRWECNRPAAPGGPLKFSEKFQLFTPFSLGFEFRPGHEYYYISATPPNAVDRPCLRLKVYVRPTNETLYEAPEPIFTSNNSCSSLGSCQLFLSTVPVLWTLLGS